In the genome of Burkholderiales bacterium, one region contains:
- a CDS encoding DsrE family protein has product MTYLKRLGALIFVAALLGVGGCATQNKAADTTKVVYHINDSAVATAALRNINNHLNADPKAKIVVVTHGAGIDFLLEGAADKNGNPYNIPVEELMSKGVDFRVCNNTLVSRKIDKSKVLPGAKIVPSGVAEVGRLQAAEGYVYLKP; this is encoded by the coding sequence ATGACGTACCTGAAACGGTTGGGTGCCTTGATCTTCGTTGCCGCCCTTCTGGGCGTGGGCGGCTGTGCCACGCAGAACAAGGCGGCGGACACCACCAAGGTGGTTTACCACATCAACGACAGCGCGGTGGCCACGGCGGCCCTGCGTAACATCAACAACCACCTCAACGCCGATCCCAAGGCCAAGATCGTGGTGGTCACCCACGGGGCGGGCATCGACTTTCTCCTCGAGGGCGCGGCCGACAAAAACGGCAACCCCTACAACATCCCCGTGGAGGAGCTGATGAGCAAGGGGGTGGACTTCCGGGTCTGCAACAACACCTTGGTGAGCCGCAAGATCGACAAGTCGAAGGTGCTGCCCGGGGCCAAGATCGTGCCCTCCGGCGTGGCCGAGGTGGGTCGTCTGCAGGCGGCCGAGGGCTATGTCTATCTGAAGCCCTGA
- a CDS encoding acylphosphatase, with protein MSTVTRRLRLFGRVQGVFFRESMCREAAALGVRGWVRNCTDGSVEAMVQGEAAQVEALIAWARRGPPQARVERLQVEPATGNFEGFLRLPTADCPPPSAAQGPPRQ; from the coding sequence ATGAGCACCGTCACGCGCCGCCTTCGCCTTTTCGGCCGGGTGCAGGGCGTTTTTTTCCGGGAATCCATGTGCAGGGAAGCGGCTGCCCTGGGCGTCCGGGGCTGGGTGCGCAATTGCACCGATGGCAGCGTGGAAGCCATGGTGCAGGGGGAAGCGGCCCAGGTGGAGGCCCTCATCGCCTGGGCGCGCCGGGGGCCGCCCCAGGCCAGGGTGGAGCGTCTGCAAGTCGAGCCCGCCACGGGGAACTTCGAGGGTTTCCTGCGCCTGCCCACCGCGGACTGCCCGCCCCCTTCGGCAGCGCAAGGCCCGCCACGGCAGTGA
- the apbC gene encoding iron-sulfur cluster carrier protein ApbC: MSITEQQVQEALKGAVDPNMQKDFVTAKTVRNIRIEGNDVSFDIVLPYPAKSVLGEIKALAENAVKAIPGVGQVTAHVSFKIIAHAVQRGVKPVPGVRNVIAVASGKGGVGKSTTAVNLALALAAEGARVGILDADIYGPSQPMMLGITGKPEASEDGQHLLPMMGHGLQAMSIGFLIDVETPMVWRGPMVTQALEQLLNQTKWDDLDYLVVDLPPGTGDIQLTLAQRVPVTGAVIVTTPQDIALIDARKGLKMFEKVNIPILGVVENMSIHICSKCGHEERIFGEGGGERMCRDYNVEFLGALPLDIHIREQADSGKPTVVADPDSRAAQIYKQIARRVAVKIGELAADHSAKFPTIVIQNT, translated from the coding sequence ATGTCCATTACCGAGCAGCAAGTGCAGGAAGCCCTCAAGGGCGCCGTCGATCCCAACATGCAGAAGGATTTCGTCACGGCGAAGACCGTGCGCAACATCCGCATCGAAGGCAACGACGTCAGCTTCGACATCGTCCTGCCCTATCCGGCGAAAAGTGTCCTGGGCGAGATCAAGGCCCTGGCCGAGAACGCGGTGAAAGCCATTCCCGGCGTGGGCCAGGTCACCGCCCATGTCTCCTTCAAGATCATCGCCCATGCGGTGCAGCGGGGCGTCAAACCGGTGCCCGGTGTGCGCAACGTGATTGCCGTCGCCTCCGGCAAGGGGGGGGTGGGCAAATCCACCACGGCGGTGAACCTTGCCCTGGCGCTTGCCGCGGAAGGGGCGCGGGTGGGGATTCTGGATGCCGACATCTACGGTCCTTCGCAGCCCATGATGCTGGGCATCACCGGCAAGCCGGAAGCCTCCGAGGATGGCCAGCATCTGCTGCCCATGATGGGCCACGGCCTGCAGGCCATGTCCATTGGCTTTCTCATCGACGTGGAAACCCCCATGGTCTGGCGCGGCCCCATGGTGACCCAGGCCCTGGAGCAGCTCCTCAACCAGACCAAGTGGGATGATCTGGACTACCTGGTGGTGGACCTGCCACCGGGCACGGGGGACATCCAGCTCACCCTCGCCCAGCGGGTGCCGGTGACCGGTGCCGTGATCGTCACCACCCCCCAGGACATTGCCCTCATCGACGCCCGCAAGGGCCTCAAGATGTTCGAGAAGGTGAACATCCCCATCCTCGGCGTGGTGGAGAACATGAGCATCCACATCTGCTCCAAGTGCGGGCATGAGGAGCGCATTTTCGGCGAAGGCGGCGGCGAGCGCATGTGCCGGGACTACAACGTGGAGTTCCTGGGCGCGCTGCCCCTGGACATCCACATCCGCGAGCAGGCCGATTCCGGCAAACCCACCGTGGTGGCCGACCCAGACAGCCGCGCCGCCCAGATTTACAAGCAGATTGCCCGCCGGGTGGCGGTGAAGATCGGCGAGCTGGCGGCGGATCACTCGGCCAAGTTCCCCACCATCGTCATCCAGAATACCTGA
- the dnaE gene encoding DNA polymerase III subunit alpha, whose protein sequence is MPDPTFVHLRLHSEYSVVDGIVRVDDAVAKAREDGMPALALTDLANVFALVKFYRAARNAGIKPIIGCDVWLTNEANRDQPFRLLLLCRDRDGYRRLCELLSRAYRENLYRGRAELRREWFAEGAAGLIVLSGAHQGDVGQALLQQNWERARHLAEEWARWFPNAYYLELQRPGLSQAQVHVELAVGLARSMGLPVVATHPIQFMSREDFIAHEARVCIAEGYVLNDPRRPRPFTEEQYFKTQQEMAALFADLPEALANSVEIAKRCNFTIELGKPRLPLFPTPPGMSLDEFLVQQAEEGLERRLQQLYPDPAALAAARPRYQARLKFETATIVQMGFSGYFLIVADFINWAKNHGVPVGPGRGSGAGSLVAFCLGITDLDPLRYDLLFERFLNPERVSMPDFDVDFCQDGRDRVIQYVRQRYGEGSVSQIATFGTLGSKSVIRDVGRVMDLPYNFCDQLSKLIPVEGVKPVSLARALELEPQLKERYENEEEVRALIDLALKLEELTRNVGMHAGGVLIAPGRITDLLPIYIAEGSDSVVSQFDKDDVEAVGLVKFDFLGLRTLTIIDWAVKFVRRLALKEGDDGFDIARIPLDDAATYRLLKACNTTAVFQLESRGMKDLIRRLQPDTFEDIIALVALYRPGPLQSGMVDDFINRKHGRARVDYMHPKLEGVLKATYGVIVYQEQVMQIAQILGGYTLGAADLLRRAMGKKKPEEMAKHRSIFVKGAVERGVDEKLATELFNLMEKFAEYGFNKSHSAAYALVAYQTAYLKAHYPAAFMAATLTADMGDTDKVFHLFADCVENDLEVLPPDINASEYGFVPLNERQIRYGLGAIKGTGQAAIEAIVRARKSGGPFTGLFDFCRRVDRRHVNRRVIEALIMAGAFDSVNDHRASLLASVGHALEAAEQAAGTQQASLFGEPAAGGASEEALVEVPRWSPRERLQQEKKSLGFYFSGHPFEAYREEVAAFVKTRLSELSPQPDKQLLAGIIHGIRTMMTRRGKMAFVTLDDGEAQVEVAVYRELYERHRDLLREDHLLVVEGRVSRDDYSGGLRVSADRLYGIAEARTRFARAVRLAINGQASAEKLRELLAPYRRPPAGEDEPGGCPVTICYRNSVGQCTLTLGDAWRVQLDDGLLDGLRAWLADDNVSVLYG, encoded by the coding sequence GAAAACCTCTACCGCGGCCGGGCGGAGTTGCGCCGGGAGTGGTTCGCCGAGGGGGCGGCCGGCCTCATCGTGCTTTCCGGCGCCCATCAGGGCGACGTGGGGCAGGCCCTGCTGCAGCAGAACTGGGAACGCGCGAGGCACCTTGCAGAAGAATGGGCGCGCTGGTTTCCCAACGCCTATTACCTGGAGCTGCAGCGGCCGGGCCTAAGCCAAGCCCAGGTCCATGTGGAACTGGCGGTGGGACTGGCACGCAGCATGGGGCTGCCGGTCGTGGCCACCCATCCCATCCAGTTCATGAGCCGCGAGGACTTTATCGCCCACGAGGCGCGGGTGTGCATCGCCGAAGGCTATGTGCTGAATGACCCGCGGCGACCGCGTCCCTTCACCGAGGAGCAGTACTTCAAGACCCAGCAGGAGATGGCCGCCCTCTTCGCCGATTTGCCGGAGGCGCTCGCCAACAGCGTGGAGATCGCCAAGCGCTGCAACTTCACCATCGAGCTGGGCAAACCACGACTCCCCCTTTTCCCCACTCCGCCCGGCATGAGCCTGGACGAATTCCTCGTCCAACAGGCGGAGGAAGGGCTAGAGCGGCGTCTGCAACAACTCTACCCCGATCCGGCCGCGCTGGCCGCGGCGCGGCCCCGTTACCAGGCACGCCTTAAGTTCGAGACCGCCACCATCGTGCAGATGGGTTTTTCCGGTTATTTCCTGATCGTGGCCGACTTCATCAACTGGGCGAAGAACCATGGCGTGCCGGTGGGGCCGGGGCGGGGTTCAGGCGCCGGTTCGCTGGTGGCGTTTTGTCTTGGCATCACAGATCTGGACCCCCTGCGCTACGACCTGCTTTTCGAGCGTTTCCTCAACCCGGAGCGGGTGTCCATGCCCGACTTCGACGTGGATTTCTGTCAGGACGGCCGCGACCGGGTGATCCAGTACGTGCGCCAACGCTACGGCGAGGGGAGTGTTTCGCAGATTGCCACCTTCGGCACGCTGGGTTCCAAATCGGTGATCCGCGACGTGGGCCGGGTCATGGACCTGCCCTACAACTTCTGCGATCAGCTCTCCAAGCTCATTCCGGTGGAAGGGGTGAAGCCCGTTTCCCTGGCCCGTGCCCTGGAGCTCGAGCCCCAACTGAAGGAGCGCTATGAAAACGAGGAGGAGGTGCGTGCCCTCATCGATCTGGCGCTGAAACTGGAGGAGCTCACCCGCAACGTGGGGATGCACGCGGGAGGGGTGCTCATCGCCCCCGGCCGCATCACCGATCTGTTGCCCATCTACATCGCCGAGGGCTCCGATTCCGTGGTCAGCCAGTTCGACAAGGATGACGTGGAGGCGGTGGGGCTGGTCAAATTCGACTTCCTCGGGCTGCGCACCCTCACCATCATCGACTGGGCAGTGAAATTCGTGCGCCGCCTGGCGCTCAAGGAGGGGGATGATGGCTTCGACATCGCCCGCATCCCCCTCGACGATGCGGCGACCTACCGCCTGCTCAAGGCCTGCAACACCACCGCCGTGTTCCAGTTGGAAAGCCGCGGCATGAAGGACCTCATCCGTCGCCTGCAGCCGGACACCTTCGAAGACATCATCGCCCTCGTCGCCCTCTACCGTCCCGGCCCGCTGCAGTCGGGCATGGTGGATGACTTCATCAACCGCAAACACGGCCGGGCACGGGTGGATTACATGCACCCTAAGCTGGAAGGCGTGCTGAAAGCCACCTACGGCGTAATCGTCTATCAGGAGCAGGTGATGCAGATCGCCCAGATTCTGGGCGGCTACACCCTGGGCGCGGCGGACCTGCTGCGGCGGGCCATGGGCAAGAAAAAACCGGAGGAGATGGCCAAGCACCGCAGCATCTTCGTCAAGGGCGCGGTGGAGCGGGGGGTGGACGAGAAGCTCGCCACCGAGCTTTTCAACCTCATGGAGAAGTTCGCCGAGTACGGCTTCAACAAATCCCACTCCGCCGCCTACGCGCTGGTGGCCTACCAGACCGCCTACCTCAAGGCCCACTATCCGGCAGCGTTCATGGCTGCCACCCTCACCGCCGACATGGGCGACACCGACAAGGTCTTCCACCTCTTCGCCGACTGTGTGGAAAACGACCTCGAGGTGCTGCCGCCCGACATCAATGCCAGCGAATACGGCTTCGTGCCCCTGAACGAGCGGCAGATCCGTTACGGCCTGGGCGCCATCAAGGGCACCGGCCAGGCGGCCATCGAGGCCATCGTTCGTGCGCGAAAGTCCGGCGGTCCCTTCACCGGCCTCTTCGATTTCTGCCGGCGGGTGGACCGGCGCCACGTCAACCGGCGCGTCATCGAGGCCCTCATCATGGCCGGCGCCTTCGACAGCGTGAACGATCACCGCGCAAGCCTCCTGGCCTCCGTGGGCCATGCCCTGGAAGCGGCGGAGCAGGCGGCGGGCACCCAGCAGGCCAGCCTCTTCGGCGAGCCGGCGGCGGGGGGCGCGAGCGAAGAAGCCTTGGTGGAAGTGCCCCGCTGGTCGCCCCGGGAGCGGCTGCAGCAGGAAAAGAAAAGCTTGGGCTTCTATTTCAGCGGCCATCCCTTCGAAGCCTACCGCGAAGAAGTGGCGGCCTTCGTCAAGACGCGCCTTTCTGAGCTTTCACCCCAGCCGGACAAACAGCTTTTGGCGGGCATCATCCATGGCATCCGCACCATGATGACGCGGCGCGGCAAAATGGCCTTCGTCACCCTCGACGATGGCGAGGCACAGGTGGAGGTGGCGGTGTACCGGGAGCTCTACGAACGCCACCGGGATCTCCTCCGGGAGGATCACCTGCTGGTGGTGGAAGGCCGGGTGAGCCGGGACGACTATTCGGGGGGGCTGCGGGTGAGTGCGGATAGGCTCTATGGCATCGCCGAGGCGCGTACCCGCTTTGCCCGCGCCGTCCGCCTTGCCATCAACGGGCAGGCGAGCGCGGAAAAGCTGCGGGAACTGCTCGCCCCCTACCGCAGACCGCCAGCGGGGGAGGACGAGCCGGGCGGCTGCCCGGTCACCATCTGCTACCGCAACAGCGTCGGCCAGTGCACCCTCACCCTTGGCGATGCCTGGCGCGTCCAGCTCGACGACGGCCTGCTGGACGGGCTGCGTGCGTGGCTCGCCGATGACAACGTGAGTGTGCTCTACGGCTAG
- the metG gene encoding methionine--tRNA ligase → MTRTLLVTSALPYANGSIHLGHLVEYIQTDIWVRFQKMQGHTCYYVCADDTHGTPIMLRAEKEGITPEALIARMHGEHLRDFSGFHIAFDNYYTTHSEENRKLAQTIYRRLRDEAGLIEVRTIEQFYDPEREMFLPDRFIKGECPRCHAKDQYGDNCEVCGASYSPTELIEPYSVVSGAKPVRRQSEHYFFRLSDPRCRQFLESWTQAGHLQEEAANKMREWFASGLQDWDISRDAPYFGFEIPDAPGKYFYVWMDAPIGYMASFANLANRLNLNFDAYWKADAEAELYHFIGKDILYFHALFWPAMLHFSGHRTPTRIFAHGFLTVDGQKMSKSRGTFITAESYLRLGLDPEWLRYYYAAKLNASMEDIDLSLSDFVARVNSDLVGKYVNLASRSAGFISKRFGGRLAPTLAGHGVLAQLAAAAPTLAAHYEGREYAKAVREIMALADVANQYVDEHKPWELARDPGQATRLHEVCSVSLNLFRLLTLYLKPVLPRLAQEVEDFLNIPPLSWQDAARVLTDHEIKPFRHLMTRIDSKQIDALLEANRQTLEAPTPEVHAPVRHGERQQHGATPPSAGEKGGKEEGGTPFISIDEFARIDLRVARIVHAEAVEGADKLLKLTLDIGEEKPRTVFAGIKSAYDPARLVGRLTVMVANLAPRKMKFGVSEGMVLAASGQGPGIYLLSPDEGAQPGMRVK, encoded by the coding sequence ATGACACGCACCCTCCTCGTCACTTCCGCCCTGCCCTACGCCAACGGCAGCATCCATCTGGGACATCTCGTGGAATACATCCAGACTGACATCTGGGTGCGCTTCCAGAAGATGCAGGGCCATACCTGCTACTACGTCTGTGCCGATGACACCCACGGCACCCCCATCATGCTGCGCGCGGAAAAGGAAGGCATCACGCCGGAAGCCCTCATCGCCCGCATGCACGGCGAGCATCTGCGGGATTTCAGCGGCTTTCACATCGCCTTTGACAACTACTACACCACCCATTCGGAGGAGAACCGGAAGCTTGCGCAAACCATCTACCGCCGGCTGCGGGACGAGGCGGGGCTGATCGAGGTGCGCACCATCGAGCAGTTCTACGATCCGGAACGGGAGATGTTCCTCCCCGACCGCTTCATCAAGGGGGAGTGTCCCCGCTGCCATGCCAAGGACCAGTACGGCGACAACTGCGAAGTGTGTGGCGCGAGTTATTCCCCCACCGAGCTTATCGAGCCCTATTCGGTGGTATCGGGAGCGAAGCCGGTGCGCCGGCAGTCGGAACATTATTTTTTCCGCTTGAGCGACCCGCGCTGCCGGCAGTTCCTGGAATCCTGGACCCAGGCCGGCCACCTGCAGGAAGAGGCCGCCAACAAAATGCGGGAATGGTTCGCCAGCGGCCTGCAGGACTGGGACATCTCCCGCGATGCCCCTTATTTCGGCTTTGAGATTCCGGATGCGCCCGGCAAGTATTTCTACGTCTGGATGGACGCGCCCATCGGCTACATGGCGAGCTTCGCCAATCTGGCGAACCGCCTCAACCTCAATTTCGATGCCTACTGGAAGGCAGACGCCGAGGCCGAGCTCTATCATTTCATCGGCAAGGACATCCTCTACTTCCATGCCCTCTTCTGGCCGGCCATGTTGCATTTCTCCGGCCATCGCACACCGACCCGGATCTTCGCCCACGGCTTCCTCACCGTCGATGGGCAGAAGATGTCCAAGTCCCGCGGCACCTTCATCACCGCAGAAAGCTATCTGCGCCTGGGTCTGGACCCGGAGTGGCTGCGCTATTACTACGCCGCCAAGCTCAATGCCAGCATGGAGGACATCGACTTAAGCCTTTCGGATTTCGTCGCCCGCGTGAACAGCGATCTGGTGGGCAAATACGTGAACCTCGCCAGCCGCAGCGCCGGCTTCATCAGCAAGCGCTTCGGAGGCCGCCTCGCCCCCACCCTGGCAGGGCATGGGGTGCTTGCCCAGCTCGCCGCCGCCGCCCCGACCCTCGCCGCCCACTATGAGGGGCGGGAATACGCCAAGGCGGTGCGCGAGATCATGGCGCTTGCGGACGTGGCCAACCAGTACGTGGACGAACACAAGCCCTGGGAGCTCGCCCGCGACCCCGGACAGGCAACCCGCCTGCACGAGGTCTGTTCCGTGAGTCTCAATCTCTTCCGCCTCCTCACCCTCTACCTGAAACCCGTCCTGCCGCGCCTCGCGCAGGAGGTGGAGGATTTCCTCAACATCCCGCCCTTAAGCTGGCAGGATGCCGCCCGGGTGCTCACCGATCATGAAATCAAACCTTTTCGCCATCTGATGACCCGCATCGATTCCAAACAGATCGATGCCCTGTTGGAAGCCAACCGGCAAACCCTGGAAGCGCCGACCCCGGAAGTGCACGCGCCGGTGCGCCATGGGGAAAGGCAGCAACATGGGGCGACCCCCCCTTCCGCCGGGGAAAAGGGGGGAAAGGAAGAAGGGGGGACGCCTTTCATTTCCATCGACGAGTTCGCCAGGATCGATCTGCGCGTGGCCCGCATCGTCCATGCCGAGGCCGTGGAGGGCGCGGACAAGCTGCTCAAGCTCACTTTGGACATCGGCGAGGAAAAACCCCGCACAGTGTTCGCCGGCATCAAGTCCGCCTATGACCCCGCGCGGCTTGTCGGCAGGCTCACGGTCATGGTGGCGAACCTGGCGCCGCGCAAGATGAAATTCGGCGTATCGGAAGGGATGGTGCTGGCCGCCTCCGGCCAGGGCCCCGGCATCTATCTGCTGAGTCCCGACGAGGGGGCGCAACCGGGCATGCGGGTGAAATGA